GACGCCACATAAATTTCGAACCACTGTTCACGGGTCAGTTCAATATCCACGGACTGAACAGCTTTTTTCAGGCGTTCGATCTTGCCGGTTCCCACAATTGGGATAATTCCTGCAGGATGAGTCAGCAACCATGCATAGATCACCTTTTCAATGTCTTCAACACCTAAAGTTTTTGCAATTTCCTTTAGTTTGGTCTTGATCCTTATACCCTTTTCATCTTCAGGCTCAAAAACCCTTCCGCCGGAAAGGGGCGACCATGCCATGGGATGAATTTCTTCCCGCAAAAAGAACTCGATATTCTCGTTTTGAAAGTGCTCCAAATTGTAGGGGGAGATCTCCACCTGATTGGTAACCAGCTCGCCATCAAAATGCCGGTCCAGCATTTCAAACTGCATGGGCGTAAAATTGGAAACCCCAAAATTCAATACTTTCCCCTGGGATTCAAGCTCCTCAAATGCTTTGGCCGTTTCAGCAGGATCCATCAGCGGATCGGGCCGGTGGATCAAAAGCAGGTCAATATAATCGGTATGCAGGTTTTTTAGGGATTGTTCCACCGAAGAAATGATATGCCCGTAGCCTGTATCGTAATGCTTAATCATTCGTTCAGGATATTTCTCCGATACCATTTTGATCCCGCATTTGGTAACCAACTGCATCCTTTTCCTCAACCCCGGTTTGAGTTTGAATATTTGACCGAAGAGGGCTTCGCACGTATAATCCCCGTAAATATCGGCATGGTCAAAGGTCGTTACCCCCATGTCCATGGCCTCCTCCACAAAACGAAGAAGTTCCTGGTTACTCATATCCCATTTGTCAAGTCTCCAAAGGCCTTGAGCAATTCTTGACATTTCAAGGTCTTCAGATATGTTAATGCTTTTCATATATTACGTGTTATTGGTTAAACTATGCTTAATCAAGGGTACATTTTATTCGAAAAAGCAGACAAAAATAAAAATCAAAAAGCTATCATTCAGTATATCGCCGGATCACTTTCATGATGGCCTCCTCACTCACCGGTCCGTAA
The Bacteroidales bacterium DNA segment above includes these coding regions:
- a CDS encoding aldo/keto reductase, producing MKSINISEDLEMSRIAQGLWRLDKWDMSNQELLRFVEEAMDMGVTTFDHADIYGDYTCEALFGQIFKLKPGLRKRMQLVTKCGIKMVSEKYPERMIKHYDTGYGHIISSVEQSLKNLHTDYIDLLLIHRPDPLMDPAETAKAFEELESQGKVLNFGVSNFTPMQFEMLDRHFDGELVTNQVEISPYNLEHFQNENIEFFLREEIHPMAWSPLSGGRVFEPEDEKGIRIKTKLKEIAKTLGVEDIEKVIYAWLLTHPAGIIPIVGTGKIERLKKAVQSVDIELTREQWFEIYVAS